One region of Salvelinus namaycush isolate Seneca chromosome 3, SaNama_1.0, whole genome shotgun sequence genomic DNA includes:
- the LOC120043974 gene encoding globoside alpha-1,3-N-acetylgalactosaminyltransferase 1-like, with product MNVVLATPHPRCVYFSFFSERLNRRTDVVSVTPWLAPIVWEGTFDPVLIDKIYKPMNLTIATTVFAVGKYVRFLQDFLETAEKHFMVGFHVRYYIFTDRPHDVPSVNLSQGRHLSVIQVPGSNRWQEISARRMEFIQTTIERQIRREADYIFCLDVDSKFHAHWGSESLGRLVAVIHPGYYEQSRDRFPYERRLASTAYIPMDEGDYYYGGAIIGGFVEDVYTLTKVCRTRFEEDAGNSIEAAWQEESHLNRYLLDNKPSKVLSPEYLWQDIKAKIKQVKVIRFSAVIKNNAEVRPNV from the exons atgAATGTGGTTTTGGCCACACCACATCCAAG GTGTGTCTACTTCAGCTTCTTCTCTGAAAGACTCAACAG ACGTACTGATGTGGTGTCAGTGACCCCGTGGTTGGCACCCATCGTCTGGGAAGGCACCTTTGACCCTGTGCTAATCGACAAGATCTACAAGCCCATGAACCTCACCATAGCAACCACTGTGTTTGCCGTTGGAAA ATACGTCAGATTTCTCCAAGATTTTCTGGAGACAGCAGAGAAGCACTTCATGGTCGGCTTCCACGTGCGCTACTATATTTTCACTGATCGTCCCCACGATGTTCCTTCAGTGAACCTGTCTCAGGGGAGACATTTGAGTGTGATCCAGGTCCCGGGTTCAAACCGTTGGCAGGAGATATCAGCCCGGAGGATGGAGTTCATCCAGACCACCATCGAACGTCAGATCAGAAGGGAGGCCGACTACATCTTCTGTCTGGACGTAGACAGCAAGTTCCACGCTCACTGGGGGTCAGAGTCTCTTGGAAGGTTGGTTGCTGTGATACACCCAGGCTACTACGAGCAGTCGCGTGACCGCTTCCCGTACGAACGGCGTCTAGCCTCGACTGCCTACATCCCCATGGATGAGGGAGACTACTACTATGGCGGGGCTATAATCGGAGGGTTCGTGGAGGATGTGTACACACTAACAAAGGTATGTCGGACCCGGTTTGAGGAGGATGCGGGGAATTCCATCGAGGCTGCCTGGCAGGAGGAGAGCCACCTCAACAGGTACCTGCTCGACAATAAGCCCAGCAAGGTGTTGTCTCCAGAGTACCTGTGGCAGGACATCAAGGCAAAAATCAAACAGGTCAAAGTCATTCGCTTTTCAGCAGTCATTAAAAACAATGCTGAAGTTCGTCCCAATGTATAA